Genomic DNA from Peribacillus simplex:
CATTAAACGTGATAATGCTTGCTGGATCAAATGTTCGGATTCTGTATCCAAGGCGGCCGTTGCTTCATCGAGAATGATGATTTGCGGATTTTTCAAAAGTGCCCTGGCAATGGCAATTCGCTGTTTTTGTCCTCCTGAAAGCTTGACTCCGCGCTCTCCAATCTGAGAACCATAACCATCAGGAAAGGCACTTATAAAGTCATGCGCATTTGCCGCTTTGGCGGATTCTATGATTTCATCATCAGTAGCATCAAGTTTGCCATACACGATGTTATCACGGATGGAACCATTGAATAAAATGATATCCTGGGAAACAATACCCATTTGTCCCCGTAATGATTTCAGTGACACTTCTTTGATATCATGACCATCCATTTTAATCGTGCCATCTTGCGGATCATAAAATCGGATCAAAAGGCTCGTGATGGTCGATTTTCCAGCGCCAGAGGAGCCGACCAGAGCAGTTACTTGACCAGCTTTCATGGTCAGCTTTAAATTGCTGAGCACAGGTACAATCCCGTCATAAGCAAAATCGACACATTGGAATTCAATTTGCTTTTTTAGGGCAGGGAGTTCAATGGCATTTCCCTTGTCACTTATTTCAGGTTGGGTTTCCAATATTTCAGTTATCCGCTCAAAGGCGGCTGCTGATTGCTGGACAATGCTGATGACCCGGCTGAAATTGCGAACCGGACTCTGCAGTAACCTCAAATAGGCGAGAAAGGCCACGATTAACCCAATTGTGAATTCACCTTCCATCACTTGCCAAGCACCGAACACAATGACTGCTACAAGACCGATATTGTTCAATAAATCAATAATCGGACCGAACATGGAACGTAGCCGAACGGACTTAAGGTTTGCAGCCATATTTTCCTGGTTACGCTCCCCAAACCTCCTTGATTCGAATTCTTCATTTGTAAAAGATTGAATGAGCCGCATTCCTGAAATGGAATCCTGTAACTGGTTGCTGACATCTCCTGCGGAACTTTGCACAGACCTAAATGACATCCTGATGCGTTTCCCGAATGCCCTTGTGATATAGAACATGAAAGGGAATGTAAAAAGAAGGACAATGGTCAGCTTCCAGTTAATGAAAAGCATATATACCGCCACGGCAATGAAAGTCACCGTGTCAGTCAAGACCTGGAGCATGCTCGAAGAGATGAGCTGCTGCAGTAAATTGACATCATTGGTCAACCGCGACATTAAGTCACCAGTACGGTTTTTATCAAAGAATTTCATATCCAGTGTTTGAATATGGTCATACATGCTATTCCGTATATCCATAATAGCCTTTTGACCGACCTTGGAAACGATATAGCTGTTAAAGTAGTTCAGTAAAGCCAATAAAATGGCAGCACATAGAATTCCTGCGCCAATCCAGATTAACGAGTCATATCTTTTTTCGGGAATGATTGTATCAATCGTAAATTGCGTCAACTGGGGGATGGAGAACTCAAGCAATGAAATGAAAAGCATGATACATAAAACCAAAGAGCAAAACTTCCACTTCGATGGTACCCGATTGAACATTTGCTGGAGCATCAACCAAATGCTTCCTTTTGAGGGTATTGCATGCATGGTACTGCGGCCTTTGTGGCTGAATGGAATATGTCCTCCACTCATAGCGATCACTCCTATTTAGACTATCCTTGATGTTTTGAAAGTCATTTGAATTAGATGATTTTTGCCTTTTTGACTATCATAGAGCTTTTCAAAAATTAGACAACATTTAAGCGGTTCGTTTCAGTCAAAAAGTATTATTATTTTACACTTTCCTATAGGACATGGAATAATTAAAGGAGATTAGCGAGGCTGATAAGAGGGGATGCTATAAGTGAATGAAAATGAAAAAGTCAGGGAAGAACTTTTAAATGCGGTCATCGGACTAACGGATGAACAGCTGAACACCCTTCCTGAACCAGGACGATGGAGCATCATGCAGGTTTTGGATCATTTATATTTAATGGAGAGGGCCATAACAAAGGGCATTTCCGATAAATTGAAAAGCGATGATAGCATTCCTGCTGTGGACAAACCGATCGAGCTTACTTTAAATCGTGAAATGAAGGTCCAGGCCCCGCCATTTGTCATTCCGTCAGGATCATACCAAACTTTGAGTGAGATTAAGGAAAAGTTGTCCGAATCCCGAAAAGCTTTTGTACAGGTCGTTGACCATGCAAGGGAAACTGACCTCGAACAAAAGTCTTTTCCACATCCTTTGTTTAAAGATTTAAGCTTGAAGCAATGGATCCCATTCGTGGGACTGCATGAAAAACGGCATTTATTGCAAATTGAAGAATTGAAAGCAAAGTTATAATAGAAGAAAAACTCATCCGTCTTTGGCTGAGTTTTTCACTTTCAGACAGATATTCGTAAAGGAAGGATTTTTCAGTGAAAGCCACTTGGGTAAGGACATGTTTGGTAATGGGCTTTTTCGGATTGATGCTGGGGCTCTTGTTCAAGTATATGCTTCCGCCTGATCTAGATGAAATCGAACTGACTGACGAGCTGAATCCGATCGTCGCCGAAAAAAAAGACGAGCTCATTCAACAGGCTAATGACAAAGGCATCCCGGTTATCATTACGGCGGGGTTCCGGTCTTTAGCCGAGCAAAATGAACTCTATGAAAAAGGCAGATCAGGCCCGGGCAACATCGTAACGAATGCAAGAGGCGGCGAGTCGCTGCATAATTTCGGTTTGGCGATAGATTTTGCCCTACTTAACAAACAAGGCGAGGCCATTTGGGATATGAGTTATGACGGCAACGATAATGGAAAGTCGGATTGGATGGAAGTTGTAACCATCGCTAAAGGGTTAGGTTTTGATTGGGGAGGGGATTGGGCAGGGTTCAAGGATTATCCGCATTTACAAATGACATTTGGCTTGAGCCTGCGTGAGCTGCAACTAGCCAAGCGGCCAAAAGGGCAGTGATATGGGTGGCTTCATTATGCCGCATAAATTTTGATTAAAAGCAGGAAAATAAGCATGTGAATTGCTTTACAGGTAAGAATTCGATAAAGTGGAATAGTGAGAAATCAGACATAAAGGAGTGCAGTCACCATGGAAGAAACAAAACATTGCCGGGACTCTTTGGTCATAAAAACTAGCCTTGTCCTCCCGCCGGATACAAATAATATTGGTACGATGTTCGGAGGCAAATTAATGGCATACA
This window encodes:
- a CDS encoding M15 family metallopeptidase; amino-acid sequence: MGFFGLMLGLLFKYMLPPDLDEIELTDELNPIVAEKKDELIQQANDKGIPVIITAGFRSLAEQNELYEKGRSGPGNIVTNARGGESLHNFGLAIDFALLNKQGEAIWDMSYDGNDNGKSDWMEVVTIAKGLGFDWGGDWAGFKDYPHLQMTFGLSLRELQLAKRPKGQ
- a CDS encoding ABC transporter ATP-binding protein, which translates into the protein MSGGHIPFSHKGRSTMHAIPSKGSIWLMLQQMFNRVPSKWKFCSLVLCIMLFISLLEFSIPQLTQFTIDTIIPEKRYDSLIWIGAGILCAAILLALLNYFNSYIVSKVGQKAIMDIRNSMYDHIQTLDMKFFDKNRTGDLMSRLTNDVNLLQQLISSSMLQVLTDTVTFIAVAVYMLFINWKLTIVLLFTFPFMFYITRAFGKRIRMSFRSVQSSAGDVSNQLQDSISGMRLIQSFTNEEFESRRFGERNQENMAANLKSVRLRSMFGPIIDLLNNIGLVAVIVFGAWQVMEGEFTIGLIVAFLAYLRLLQSPVRNFSRVISIVQQSAAAFERITEILETQPEISDKGNAIELPALKKQIEFQCVDFAYDGIVPVLSNLKLTMKAGQVTALVGSSGAGKSTITSLLIRFYDPQDGTIKMDGHDIKEVSLKSLRGQMGIVSQDIILFNGSIRDNIVYGKLDATDDEIIESAKAANAHDFISAFPDGYGSQIGERGVKLSGGQKQRIAIARALLKNPQIIILDEATAALDTESEHLIQQALSRLMKNRTSIVIAHRLSTIHDADQIFVLEKGQVHEQGTHEQLLQNNGRYKQLHDLQFPQLKALSCS
- a CDS encoding DinB family protein, whose protein sequence is MNENEKVREELLNAVIGLTDEQLNTLPEPGRWSIMQVLDHLYLMERAITKGISDKLKSDDSIPAVDKPIELTLNREMKVQAPPFVIPSGSYQTLSEIKEKLSESRKAFVQVVDHARETDLEQKSFPHPLFKDLSLKQWIPFVGLHEKRHLLQIEELKAKL